The Halobacterium sp. CBA1132 genome has a segment encoding these proteins:
- the glyS gene encoding glycine--tRNA ligase, producing MSEDALDELARRRGFFFQANEAYGGVSGFYTYGPEGAALKRNVEETWRDRFVTREGNMEIDAPTVTPEPVFEASGHLDGFDDMLVECAECGESHRADHVVEDNTDIEDAETYATEKVEDIIAEHDLVCPSCGAPLAGQSVDEFNLMFGTTIGPGSGQPGYLRPETAQGMFTEFPRLKEYARNQLPFGAAQIGTGYRNEISPRNALVRAREFTMAELEFFVDPEGEGPDLARVEDVELPLYPADAQQADGEQYRELTPQEALDEGVVGDEWVAYFLARSKAWFERVGVDMERFRFRQHLPGELAHYASDCWDAEGEVDGDWIELEGVASRMDYDLSKHSEHADDTFTVFKQYDEPKTVERATVDPDMAYLGPEFGGDAGAVADALEALAERDRSAFDSDAVTVEVDGAEHTVPTEKTGFSVEEVTESGRHIVPHVVEPAFGVGRAVYTVLAHNYHEDEVEGETRDVLRLPAEVSPTTVGVFPLMDKDGLGETARDLAADLREAGLSVTYDDSGNIGRRYRRQDEVGTPYCVTVDYESLEEDTVTLRDRDTTDQVRVDVDELVDVVSALRDGEREFADL from the coding sequence ATGAGTGAGGACGCCCTCGACGAACTCGCGCGCCGGCGCGGGTTCTTCTTCCAGGCGAACGAGGCGTACGGCGGCGTCTCTGGGTTCTACACGTACGGCCCGGAGGGCGCGGCGCTGAAGCGAAACGTCGAGGAGACGTGGCGGGACCGCTTCGTCACTCGCGAGGGGAACATGGAAATCGACGCGCCGACGGTGACACCCGAGCCAGTCTTCGAGGCGTCGGGCCACCTCGACGGCTTCGACGACATGCTCGTGGAGTGCGCGGAGTGCGGGGAGAGCCACCGCGCGGACCACGTCGTCGAGGACAACACGGACATCGAGGACGCGGAGACGTACGCGACCGAGAAGGTCGAGGACATCATCGCGGAACACGACCTCGTGTGTCCGTCGTGTGGCGCGCCGCTCGCGGGTCAGTCCGTCGACGAGTTCAACCTGATGTTCGGCACGACAATCGGCCCGGGGTCGGGTCAGCCGGGCTATCTGCGCCCGGAGACCGCTCAGGGGATGTTCACGGAGTTCCCGCGGCTCAAGGAGTACGCGCGCAACCAGCTGCCGTTCGGCGCGGCCCAGATCGGGACGGGCTACCGCAACGAGATCAGCCCGCGGAACGCGCTCGTCCGCGCCCGCGAGTTCACGATGGCGGAACTGGAGTTCTTCGTCGACCCCGAGGGGGAGGGCCCCGACCTCGCCCGCGTCGAGGACGTCGAGTTGCCGTTGTACCCCGCGGACGCCCAGCAGGCCGACGGCGAGCAGTACCGCGAGTTGACGCCACAGGAAGCCCTCGACGAGGGCGTCGTCGGCGACGAGTGGGTGGCGTACTTCCTCGCGCGCTCGAAGGCGTGGTTCGAGCGCGTCGGCGTGGACATGGAGCGGTTCCGGTTCCGCCAGCACCTCCCCGGCGAACTGGCGCACTACGCCAGCGACTGCTGGGACGCGGAGGGCGAGGTCGACGGCGACTGGATCGAGCTGGAGGGCGTCGCGTCGCGGATGGACTACGACCTCTCGAAGCACAGCGAGCACGCCGACGACACCTTCACCGTCTTCAAGCAGTACGACGAGCCGAAGACCGTCGAGCGCGCGACCGTCGACCCCGACATGGCCTACTTGGGGCCGGAGTTCGGCGGCGACGCGGGCGCGGTCGCGGACGCGCTGGAAGCGCTCGCGGAGCGCGACCGCTCGGCGTTCGATAGCGACGCAGTGACAGTAGAGGTCGACGGAGCGGAGCACACGGTCCCCACCGAGAAGACCGGCTTCTCGGTCGAGGAAGTCACCGAGTCGGGGCGCCACATCGTCCCGCACGTCGTCGAACCGGCGTTCGGCGTCGGGCGCGCGGTGTACACGGTGCTGGCGCACAACTACCACGAGGACGAAGTCGAAGGCGAGACCCGGGACGTGCTGCGGCTACCCGCGGAAGTCTCTCCGACGACGGTCGGCGTGTTCCCGCTGATGGACAAGGACGGCCTCGGCGAGACCGCCCGCGACCTCGCGGCGGACCTCCGGGAAGCCGGGCTCTCGGTGACGTACGACGACTCCGGGAACATCGGCCGACGCTACCGTCGCCAGGACGAGGTCGGGACGCCGTACTGCGTCACCGTCGACTACGAATCCCTCGAAGAGGACACGGTGACGCTGCGTGACCGCGACACCACCGACCAGGTGCGCGTCGACGTCGACGAGCTCGTCGACGTCGTGAGCGCGCTCCGGGACGGCGAGCGCGAGTTCGCGGACCTGTAA
- a CDS encoding ABC transporter permease — protein MQSETDQVDSTLVQRIRQNPTPAVRWGAVMAILVLVELGALAGVVMSIPWDVPVNAIASTVPVLGDIFASIASVFAAAGDAVANLPTLLSREWIPNQGYLVPGDGWQNTFLGLEPKYAWLLRVGLVYAYAFAFLYWVWRGYLVFRRHYRYADWTPADDIVDRFRGHTWGQFGLVLVVVFLVMAAFAPTVSPVSQEKNIMQPYGHNVTYFDAETGSVEQVTVGVANLNSQSRGQQGNVAPWTYDAYDRFHPAGTLPSGKDLFTFMAYGARISLFIGIIASGIAGGIALALALLTSYYKGLADMTAVVMSDAFSAMPRLLVLVMLIYVLRETWIMEIYSGAFLLALLFGIWGWMGLWRSIRGPSLQIVENEWIKAAEGFGEKPRRIVTKHVAPFVFSYLLIYLSMSLGGYIIGAAGLSYLGLGVTAPTPEWGRAISMGQNLISTQSWHISILPGVAITLLVLGFNAFGDGVRDALDPKAGGDGDASGEAAAAGGGA, from the coding sequence ATGCAAAGCGAAACCGACCAGGTAGACTCCACGCTCGTACAGCGAATCAGACAGAACCCGACGCCTGCGGTGCGTTGGGGTGCGGTGATGGCCATCCTCGTTCTCGTCGAACTCGGCGCGCTCGCCGGGGTCGTGATGTCGATTCCGTGGGACGTCCCGGTCAACGCCATCGCCAGTACAGTCCCCGTCCTCGGTGACATCTTCGCGTCCATCGCGTCCGTGTTCGCGGCCGCCGGCGACGCTGTCGCGAACCTGCCGACGCTGCTCAGCCGCGAGTGGATTCCCAACCAGGGCTACCTCGTGCCCGGTGACGGCTGGCAGAACACGTTCCTCGGGCTGGAACCGAAGTACGCGTGGCTGCTCCGCGTGGGACTCGTCTACGCGTACGCGTTCGCGTTCCTCTACTGGGTCTGGCGGGGCTACCTCGTGTTCCGGCGCCACTACCGGTACGCCGACTGGACGCCCGCCGACGACATTGTCGACCGCTTCCGCGGCCACACGTGGGGTCAGTTCGGCCTCGTGTTGGTCGTCGTCTTCCTCGTGATGGCGGCGTTCGCGCCGACGGTCAGCCCGGTCAGTCAGGAGAAGAACATCATGCAGCCGTACGGTCACAACGTCACGTACTTCGACGCCGAGACCGGCAGCGTCGAGCAGGTGACCGTCGGCGTCGCGAACCTCAACTCGCAGTCCCGGGGCCAGCAGGGCAACGTCGCCCCGTGGACGTACGACGCCTACGATAGGTTCCATCCAGCGGGGACACTCCCGTCCGGGAAGGACTTGTTCACGTTCATGGCGTACGGCGCGCGCATCTCGCTGTTCATCGGGATTATCGCGTCCGGCATCGCGGGCGGTATCGCGCTCGCGCTCGCCCTGTTGACGTCGTACTACAAGGGGCTGGCCGACATGACCGCGGTCGTGATGAGTGACGCGTTCTCCGCGATGCCGCGGCTGCTCGTGCTCGTCATGCTCATCTACGTCCTCCGGGAGACGTGGATTATGGAAATCTACAGCGGCGCGTTCTTGCTCGCCCTCCTGTTCGGCATCTGGGGGTGGATGGGGCTGTGGCGCTCCATACGCGGGCCGTCGCTGCAGATCGTCGAGAACGAGTGGATCAAGGCGGCGGAGGGATTCGGCGAGAAGCCCCGCCGCATCGTCACGAAGCACGTCGCGCCGTTCGTGTTCAGCTACCTGCTCATCTACCTCTCGATGTCCCTGGGCGGGTACATCATCGGTGCGGCGGGCCTGTCCTACCTCGGGCTCGGCGTGACTGCGCCGACCCCCGAGTGGGGGCGCGCCATCTCGATGGGGCAGAACCTCATCAGCACGCAGTCGTGGCACATCTCCATCCTGCCCGGCGTCGCGATTACGCTGCTGGTGCTCGGCTTCAACGCGTTCGGGGACGGCGTGCGTGACGCCCTCGACCCGAAGGCCGGCGGCGACGGCGACGCGTCCGGTGAGGCCGCGGCCGCAGGGGGTGGTGCCTGA
- a CDS encoding ABC transporter permease: MSRWTYFAKRLVLAIPVILFGTSLTFLIIYAGPVDPATAILGQKATPERIQQVHESLGLNQPLWEQYVDFIVNMFTFDLGNSWVVQPNTPAYEVIMNFAPRTILMGAWAVLLPLFIGIPLGFYAGLNPNTLGDYSASFGGIVWRAMPNFWLAVMLMMVLSQSEKFLLGFDWQNFIVTTNVAGAPDMSNIWNFQNFLEASKLILPASLVLGSASMGNEMRIGRTAFLEVKNSNYVEMARAKGLPGRTIVWKHIFRNALIPLIPVITAEAGVLVGGSVLVETVFGINGIGWLFFSAVMNGDLPLSGALMFLFILLLVGLNILQDFLYTVVDPRVGFESEA, translated from the coding sequence ATGAGCCGGTGGACATACTTCGCGAAACGCCTCGTGCTCGCTATCCCCGTGATACTCTTCGGGACGTCGCTGACGTTCCTCATCATTTACGCGGGCCCGGTCGACCCCGCGACCGCGATTCTCGGACAGAAAGCGACGCCAGAGCGTATCCAACAGGTACACGAATCGCTCGGCTTGAACCAACCGCTGTGGGAGCAGTACGTGGACTTCATCGTCAACATGTTCACGTTCGACCTCGGGAACTCGTGGGTCGTGCAGCCGAACACGCCTGCCTACGAGGTCATCATGAACTTCGCGCCCCGGACCATCCTGATGGGCGCGTGGGCCGTGTTGCTGCCGCTTTTCATCGGCATCCCGCTCGGGTTCTACGCGGGCCTCAACCCGAACACGCTCGGTGACTACTCCGCCTCCTTCGGCGGTATCGTCTGGCGTGCGATGCCGAACTTCTGGCTGGCAGTGATGCTGATGATGGTGCTGTCCCAGTCCGAGAAGTTCCTGCTCGGGTTCGACTGGCAGAACTTCATCGTCACCACGAACGTTGCGGGCGCCCCGGACATGAGCAACATCTGGAACTTCCAGAACTTCCTGGAAGCCTCGAAACTCATCCTCCCGGCCTCGCTGGTCCTGGGGTCGGCGTCGATGGGCAACGAGATGCGCATCGGGCGGACCGCGTTCCTCGAAGTGAAGAACTCAAACTACGTCGAGATGGCGCGAGCCAAGGGACTTCCCGGCCGCACCATCGTCTGGAAGCACATCTTCCGGAACGCGCTCATCCCGCTGATTCCCGTCATCACCGCGGAAGCCGGCGTCCTCGTCGGCGGTTCCGTGCTCGTGGAGACGGTGTTCGGCATCAACGGCATCGGGTGGCTGTTCTTCAGCGCGGTGATGAACGGCGACCTGCCGCTGTCGGGCGCGCTGATGTTCCTGTTCATCCTGTTGCTCGTGGGCCTGAACATCCTCCAAGACTTCCTGTACACGGTCGTCGACCCCCGTGTCGGGTTCGAGAGCGAGGCCTAA
- a CDS encoding ABC transporter ATP-binding protein, translating to MTALYQQEREAEMGAATGETLLDVRDLRTYYGGGGMFAGKPVKAVDGVSFEIERGETLGLVGESGCGKSTLGRTLMQLESATGGEIRYDGTDITTLSGSDLKEWRQNVQMVFQDPDSSLNDRMTVGEIIMEPLNVHDWRTPKERRQRVRELLETVGLSEEHYFRYPFQFSGGQRQRIGIARALALEPDFLVLDEPVSALDVSVQAKILNLLNDLQEEFGLTYLIIAHDLSVVEHVCDRVAVMYLGNLMELGSTEQLFEDPANPYTNALLSAIPEADPSVDKDRMTLRGTPPSPRDPPKGCVFSTRCPVKIRPEEYADLDDEVWEGIEVFREIVRERAGITKSTTDRVKELLGMSADGTDIEEVVDDLFGGLDVPSEVSQHVDTAVEYVNHDDVASAREHLREEFGSVCEQEVPENHVVDDTGRFSHCHRHRSEYEEPSEFLDSHGRSQ from the coding sequence ATGACGGCGCTCTACCAGCAGGAACGAGAGGCAGAGATGGGCGCAGCGACCGGCGAGACGCTCCTCGACGTGCGCGACCTTCGAACGTACTACGGCGGCGGCGGCATGTTCGCCGGGAAGCCGGTGAAGGCCGTCGACGGCGTGAGCTTCGAAATCGAACGCGGGGAGACTCTCGGCCTGGTCGGCGAGTCCGGCTGCGGGAAGTCGACGCTGGGCCGCACGCTGATGCAACTGGAGTCCGCGACGGGCGGCGAGATTCGCTACGACGGCACCGACATCACGACGCTGTCCGGGAGCGACCTCAAGGAGTGGCGACAGAACGTCCAGATGGTCTTCCAGGACCCCGACTCCAGTCTCAACGACCGGATGACCGTCGGGGAGATCATCATGGAGCCGCTGAACGTCCACGACTGGCGGACGCCCAAGGAACGCCGTCAGCGCGTCCGCGAACTCCTCGAAACCGTGGGGCTCAGCGAGGAGCACTACTTCCGGTATCCGTTCCAGTTCTCCGGCGGGCAGCGCCAGCGCATCGGTATCGCTCGCGCGCTCGCGCTCGAACCGGACTTCCTCGTGCTCGACGAGCCGGTGAGCGCGCTGGACGTCTCCGTGCAGGCGAAGATTCTGAACCTCCTGAACGACCTCCAGGAGGAGTTCGGGTTGACGTACCTCATCATCGCCCACGACCTCTCGGTCGTCGAGCACGTCTGCGACCGGGTCGCGGTGATGTATCTGGGGAATCTCATGGAACTCGGTTCGACCGAGCAACTGTTCGAGGACCCCGCGAACCCGTACACGAACGCCTTGCTGTCGGCGATTCCGGAGGCGGACCCGTCGGTGGACAAGGACCGCATGACGCTGCGCGGGACGCCGCCGAGTCCGCGGGACCCGCCGAAGGGCTGCGTGTTCAGCACGCGCTGTCCGGTGAAGATTCGCCCCGAGGAGTACGCGGACCTCGACGACGAAGTGTGGGAGGGCATCGAAGTGTTCCGCGAAATCGTCCGCGAGCGCGCCGGCATCACGAAGTCCACGACCGACCGCGTGAAAGAGCTGCTCGGAATGAGCGCCGACGGCACGGACATCGAGGAGGTCGTCGACGACTTGTTCGGCGGCCTCGACGTGCCCAGCGAGGTCAGCCAGCACGTCGACACGGCCGTCGAGTACGTGAACCACGACGACGTGGCGAGCGCTCGCGAACACCTCCGCGAGGAGTTCGGGAGCGTCTGCGAGCAGGAGGTCCCGGAGAACCACGTGGTCGACGACACCGGTCGCTTCAGCCACTGTCACCGCCACCGGAGCGAGTACGAGGAACCCAGCGAGTTCCTCGACTCCCACGGGCGCTCCCAGTAG
- a CDS encoding PPC domain-containing DNA-binding protein → MNVREVSGGREFVARLDHGADWREEIESLAADRGIDAAWFIGMGAVQDAELWYYDQDDFEYKAARFEEPLEVAACVGNLSELNGEPFAHTHVTLSRRSGQALAGHLDRATVFAGELYVRELDTELVREHDDATDLDLWL, encoded by the coding sequence ATGAACGTCCGCGAAGTCTCCGGCGGCCGCGAGTTCGTCGCGCGACTCGACCACGGCGCCGACTGGCGCGAGGAGATCGAGTCGCTGGCCGCCGACCGGGGTATCGACGCCGCGTGGTTTATCGGCATGGGCGCGGTGCAGGACGCCGAACTCTGGTACTACGACCAGGACGACTTCGAGTACAAGGCCGCGCGCTTCGAGGAACCGCTCGAAGTGGCGGCCTGCGTCGGGAACCTCTCGGAGTTAAACGGTGAACCCTTCGCGCACACGCACGTGACTCTCTCCCGGCGCTCGGGGCAGGCGCTGGCCGGCCACCTCGACCGCGCGACCGTGTTCGCCGGCGAGCTGTACGTCCGCGAACTCGACACCGAGCTGGTCCGCGAGCACGACGACGCCACCGATCTCGATCTCTGGCTGTAA
- a CDS encoding ABC transporter ATP-binding protein: MSSQQYAEDRDSDQDPLLKVDNLQTAFFTDKETIRAVDGVSFDIRRGESVGVVGESGSGKSVTARSIMGLVDSPGRIVGGSIKYKGEELTDNSEKEWQNVRGGEIAMVFQDPLTSLNPVYTVGNQIKESLRLHQGLRGQEATEEAINLLEDVGIPDAPRRVDEYPHEFSGGMRQRAVIAVALACDPDLLICDEPTTALDVTIQAQILDLLEDLKVEHDLGIMFITHDLGVIAEITDRVNVMYAGEMVESAPVEELFDNPKHPYTEGMLESIPGRNERGEPLRTIEGEVPTPNEPATYCRFAPRCPKAFDDCEQVHPVQVDVADGAQEHRAACLLYPDDVSQNEAVEIHQSREDDTEREVNE; the protein is encoded by the coding sequence ATGAGTTCCCAGCAGTACGCCGAGGACCGGGACAGCGACCAGGACCCCCTCCTGAAGGTCGATAACCTCCAGACGGCGTTCTTCACGGACAAGGAGACGATTCGCGCCGTCGACGGCGTGAGCTTCGACATCCGGCGCGGCGAGTCCGTCGGCGTCGTCGGGGAGTCCGGCTCCGGGAAGTCCGTGACCGCTCGCTCCATCATGGGGCTGGTCGACAGCCCCGGTCGCATCGTCGGCGGCTCCATCAAGTACAAAGGCGAGGAGCTGACCGACAACTCCGAGAAGGAGTGGCAGAACGTCCGCGGCGGCGAAATCGCGATGGTCTTCCAGGACCCGCTGACGTCGCTGAACCCCGTCTACACTGTCGGCAACCAGATCAAGGAGTCGCTGCGACTCCACCAGGGGCTGCGCGGTCAGGAAGCCACCGAGGAAGCCATCAACCTCCTCGAAGACGTCGGCATCCCGGACGCGCCGCGACGGGTCGACGAGTACCCCCACGAGTTCTCCGGGGGGATGCGCCAGCGCGCCGTCATCGCGGTGGCGTTGGCCTGCGACCCCGACCTGCTCATCTGCGACGAGCCGACGACGGCGCTGGACGTGACCATCCAAGCCCAGATTCTGGACCTGCTCGAAGACCTGAAAGTCGAGCACGACCTCGGCATCATGTTCATCACGCACGACCTCGGCGTCATCGCCGAGATTACCGACCGCGTGAACGTGATGTACGCCGGGGAGATGGTCGAGTCCGCGCCCGTCGAGGAGCTGTTCGACAACCCGAAACACCCGTACACGGAGGGGATGCTGGAGAGCATCCCCGGCCGCAACGAGCGCGGCGAACCCCTCCGCACTATCGAGGGGGAGGTGCCGACGCCGAACGAACCGGCGACGTACTGTCGGTTCGCGCCGCGGTGTCCGAAGGCGTTCGACGACTGCGAGCAAGTCCACCCGGTGCAGGTGGACGTCGCCGACGGCGCCCAAGAGCACCGCGCGGCGTGCCTGCTCTACCCCGACGACGTCTCGCAGAACGAAGCGGTCGAAATCCACCAGTCGCGTGAGGACGACACCGAACGAGAGGTGAACGAATGA
- a CDS encoding CBS domain-containing protein yields the protein MNVADAMTSRDDVVTVELPGTRDDILEYIQERAFSSVPVVKSGEDGEQYRGLVSRDDLIEHPEEDQLAMLMRDVPTTTTDASVREVAALMRREGTRRVPVVEDGRLEGIVTVTDVVRAIADGEEDGDTAVGDLARADVNTTYVETPLTVAEREISHANVPYTIVLGDDGDMAGMLTEVDVIEVARVVEGEADTGDSIADDDDDWKWESIKAVGARYLPTRNVEIPAAPVREFMTADVVTVTKRRTAREVAQTMLTNDIEQVPLVSGDSLVGIVRDVDLLSGLADE from the coding sequence ATGAACGTCGCTGACGCGATGACTTCCCGGGACGACGTGGTTACCGTCGAGCTTCCGGGGACGCGGGACGATATTCTCGAGTACATTCAGGAGCGAGCGTTCTCCTCGGTGCCCGTGGTGAAGTCGGGCGAGGACGGCGAGCAGTACCGGGGACTGGTCTCCCGGGACGACCTCATCGAGCACCCCGAGGAGGACCAGTTGGCGATGCTGATGCGGGACGTGCCGACGACGACCACGGACGCCAGCGTCCGCGAGGTCGCGGCGTTGATGCGCCGCGAGGGGACGCGTCGCGTGCCGGTCGTCGAGGACGGTCGCCTCGAAGGCATCGTCACCGTCACCGACGTGGTGCGGGCCATCGCGGACGGCGAGGAGGACGGCGACACGGCGGTCGGCGACCTCGCGCGAGCGGACGTGAACACGACGTACGTGGAGACGCCGCTGACGGTCGCAGAACGCGAAATTTCGCACGCGAACGTCCCCTACACGATCGTCCTCGGTGACGACGGCGACATGGCGGGGATGCTGACCGAAGTCGACGTCATCGAGGTCGCGCGCGTCGTCGAGGGCGAGGCCGACACGGGCGACTCCATCGCGGACGACGACGACGACTGGAAGTGGGAGTCCATCAAGGCGGTCGGCGCGCGCTACCTGCCGACGCGGAACGTCGAGATTCCGGCGGCGCCCGTGCGGGAGTTCATGACTGCCGACGTGGTGACGGTGACGAAGCGCCGGACCGCCCGCGAGGTCGCACAGACGATGCTGACCAACGACATCGAGCAGGTGCCGCTGGTGTCCGGCGACAGCCTCGTCGGCATCGTGCGCGACGTCGACCTGCTTTCGGGGCTGGCCGATGAGTGA
- a CDS encoding ABC transporter substrate-binding protein: MTDTDNLSRRRFLQGTGAAATAAALAGCTGGDGDSGGTTNGTTERNDENRYRGRQVGTADSMDPIYATDTTSGAHINNIFDGLTNYVNGTVNVETLLATDYTVSEDSTTITFQLKEGATYNNGTEVTASDVVYAWERLAASDNSNRAGFILDTLGVVHETETDSEGNETYVPGSIAVEATSDYEVTVTLSEPFYAALELIAYSAFVPIPEGIVGDIEGYDGEMDYDKFASSDPVGAGPYELVEWSEATTIRLDARDDYHGDEILNEGLDYSVFTESNAAFTYATSNVNADSPYIPSAKYDPSLRNFEGTDDRGRQYGTYGPFDPNDMTAQYYEVPTLSTYYYAFDTQNVEKPVRQAVAHAMDQQAINDQVINTPGKPGYFFTPPALFPGGAQRYNELQSEYPYGQTAEIDQARQVMEDAGYGPNNQYTLAFDMPSSTASSWGEQAYSLLRDKLQQAHINLEFQSADWSTFLNRGRNGNFELYYLGWIADYPGADNFLSLINPPNTFFQQGGSSYLRWSEETGDAAGDAKDAWETVQNNLGFSDEAASAREEAYLELERANWEDAVLLPFQHGITQSYSYDWIESPRFGAMGPSRKKSHRTEIGDRGEYQ, translated from the coding sequence ATGACAGACACTGACAACCTCTCCCGCCGTCGGTTCCTGCAGGGAACCGGCGCCGCTGCGACCGCAGCCGCCCTGGCCGGTTGTACCGGTGGCGACGGCGACAGCGGAGGCACGACGAATGGAACGACCGAGCGCAACGACGAGAACCGTTATCGAGGCCGCCAGGTCGGGACGGCGGACTCGATGGACCCAATCTACGCGACGGACACCACCTCTGGTGCCCACATCAACAACATCTTCGACGGCCTGACCAACTACGTCAACGGCACGGTCAACGTCGAAACGCTCCTCGCGACCGACTACACGGTCTCCGAGGACAGCACCACCATCACCTTCCAGCTCAAGGAAGGCGCGACGTACAACAACGGCACCGAAGTCACCGCCTCCGACGTCGTCTACGCGTGGGAGCGCCTCGCGGCCTCCGACAACTCCAACCGCGCAGGCTTCATCCTCGACACGCTGGGCGTCGTCCACGAGACCGAGACCGACAGCGAGGGCAACGAGACGTACGTGCCCGGAAGCATAGCCGTCGAGGCCACCAGCGACTACGAGGTCACCGTCACCCTCTCGGAGCCGTTCTACGCGGCCCTGGAACTCATCGCGTACTCCGCGTTCGTCCCGATTCCGGAAGGCATCGTCGGCGACATCGAGGGCTACGACGGCGAGATGGACTACGACAAGTTCGCGTCGTCGGACCCCGTCGGTGCCGGCCCCTACGAGCTGGTGGAGTGGAGCGAAGCCACCACCATCCGACTCGACGCCCGCGACGACTACCACGGCGACGAGATTCTCAACGAGGGCCTCGACTACTCCGTGTTCACGGAGTCGAACGCCGCGTTCACGTACGCCACGTCGAACGTCAACGCCGACAGCCCGTACATCCCGTCGGCGAAGTACGACCCGTCGCTGCGGAACTTCGAAGGGACCGACGACCGCGGCCGCCAGTACGGTACCTACGGCCCCTTCGACCCCAATGACATGACCGCCCAGTACTACGAGGTTCCCACCCTCTCCACGTACTACTACGCCTTCGACACGCAGAACGTGGAGAAGCCGGTTCGGCAGGCGGTCGCGCACGCGATGGACCAGCAGGCTATCAACGACCAGGTCATCAACACGCCCGGGAAGCCGGGGTACTTCTTCACGCCGCCGGCGCTGTTCCCCGGTGGCGCCCAGCGCTACAACGAACTCCAGTCCGAGTACCCGTACGGGCAGACGGCCGAAATCGACCAGGCGCGACAGGTCATGGAGGACGCCGGCTACGGGCCGAACAACCAGTACACGCTCGCCTTCGACATGCCGTCCAGCACGGCGTCGTCGTGGGGCGAGCAGGCGTACTCGCTGCTGCGTGACAAGCTCCAGCAGGCACACATCAATCTCGAGTTCCAGTCCGCCGACTGGAGTACGTTCCTCAACCGCGGCCGCAACGGGAACTTCGAGCTCTACTACCTCGGTTGGATCGCCGACTACCCCGGCGCGGACAACTTCCTCTCGCTCATCAACCCGCCGAACACGTTCTTCCAGCAGGGCGGGTCGTCGTACCTGCGCTGGTCCGAGGAGACGGGCGACGCAGCGGGCGACGCGAAGGACGCGTGGGAGACCGTCCAGAACAACCTCGGGTTCTCCGACGAGGCCGCCTCGGCCCGCGAAGAGGCGTACCTCGAACTCGAACGCGCGAACTGGGAGGACGCCGTCCTGCTGCCGTTCCAGCACGGCATCACCCAGAGTTACAGCTACGACTGGATCGAGTCCCCGCGCTTCGGCGCGATGGGTCCGTCCCGGAAGAAGAGCCACCGCACCGAAATCGGCGACCGCGGCGAGTACCAGTAG